CCAGGCCAGTCTAGGCGGGAGCGTGGCAGACGGCCTCAAAGTTGTTTCCCGCCGGGTCGATCAAGAACGCCCCATAGTAGTTCGGGTGGTACATGGCCCTCACGCCTGGCGCGCCGTTGTCCTTGGCAccggccttgagcgccgccgcgtggaAAGCGTCTACCGTGGCACGGTCTGCAGGATATCAAATGTCATGTCAGCTCTCGCGCCATGCGTCAAAGGGGCCGACTCCGCACACGAAGGCGCGCCCGGGGCATTGCGCACCGTTCGCCTTGAACGCAATGTGAGTCTTGCTCTCGCCGAcgtccttggcgccggcgagccaGAAGTCGGGGACCggcttgccgtcggggcAGCCTTGGGCGGAcccgagcccgacgacgtaGTCCCCGAATTGATGCACCTTGGTGTATCCGAGCGGCTTCAGGGCTTCGAGGTAGACATTTAGGGTGTCCTGGAACTTGGACTCGGAGACGGTCAATCCAATGTGGTCAATGGTCATGATGCTGGTGGCTCTGGTGCGAGGTGCTGTGATGAGATGAAAGATCAAGATGCGATGAATACTAGACGCTTTCGACTTGATTTGGATGCAAGACGAACGAGATGGGGTCTAGGCGAGTTATGGCTGCGGCAAAGGTTCCATGTCACGGCCGTCGTATTCCTTCCCCTGATTCGACTTGGCCTCTCACCGAATCTCAGTGCTCAAGAACACGGCGTGAAAGCTTACACTCTTTTAGTACCTGACAATATAAAGGTAACACGTCGGCCGGGCTTTGGACACAAATACAGTTACCACGTCATTTCGTCAGCCGCTCCGCATTCACGATGGGCAGCGGGATCAGTGTGTTTCAGTGCGCGCAGTTCCAGCCGCAAGCCACAAGCTCATTAAGTTAGCGTCGATCCGCGGGGTGCAACAAGTCGTTGTCGCTGAGGGAGGAGCCCGCGGTGATGAGACTTCAATGCCCACTCGCCGGTTCCGGGACTGTCTCTTCGCACGTCGAAATGGGCGCCAGAGCACGTATCGAGCATATTAGGTATTGACATTAATGCGGGCTATGGGTCTAAAGAGAACACATGAAGAATCATTGCAATTCGCTGAGCATGCCTGGCTGGGTATCGGACCAACGTTCAAATCAACTCCCGAGGATCCTCCAATGGCCGTCATCTTCCATCACCACACCTTCACGCCTGCGAGCCTCCATCTGGTCTCGAATTGGACGGCCCGGCCTCTGAGTGACCGTCGGGTCTCCGGGGTGGCATCGGGGGCGGTGTCGGTTCAGAAACAGGGGCCGCGTCGGATACGCTCGACACGGCGGACGGGGGCGAACCCTCTCCGGCAAGCCGTGCTTGCGGCGGGACGCGGGGCTGCTCGGGAATCGTTGGCATGCCCGTCGACAGCCGCTGCGACTGAGATCtccgctggtgctgctgctggtgtcgAATACTTGAGCCCCGGCTCGCCACCTGCGGCTGCAGCGACTCTTGCGGACGCTGCACCATGGGCTGCGTCGAATACGCCGCGCTCATAgccggcgttgtcgtcgtcgacaagctgCTCTCGTCCAGGTACCCGTCGGGCTTCCAGTtgtcgtgctcgccgagcacCTCAAAGGGATAGCGGTGCCGCAGCCCCAGCTTCGCCCACAGACGGATCTTGTGCCCGGCCCCCATGCCGGCCCACTGCTCCCGCAGGCGTTCCTGATCCTCTACCAGGCGCGGCGGGACGCGCCGCATGAGAAAGATGATGGGCGGGCACAGGAGGATCCACGAAATGGTGGCGAAGCGCATGGCGCTCTTACCGAGCATGAGCCTGCGGAACCACAGGAAGgactcgacgaagccgaggaggaagacggaGGGAAGGaccgccgcgaggacgatgccCCAGATGGGGACACCGCCGACACAGCCGGACCCATCGTCGCCGCATagggcgctgccgctgttgacgtcgccgtcgcgatTGCCGGGCCCGCTGTCGTTGCCCCCTCCCAGGTATCGCGAAGTCGTCCGCGGGGTCGACGAAGACTGCGGGTTCACGCATCTCGAAACGTAGTAGCTGTAGGTATAGTCTCTCGAGAGCGAGGACCCCGTCGGCCAGTACGTCTTGTCAATGTAGGCCATGACCGTCGTGTAGAGCGTGCCGTCGCCATAGTCGCGgacggtgctgctggtggacgtcggcgtcacctgggcggcgacggcgctgggcagggagacgctgcgcgaggacgTGACGGTGAAGGGCGTGGGACACGACGCGGGGGCCGTGTACGCCACGGGCTGCACGTAATACGTGTACTCGT
This sequence is a window from Purpureocillium takamizusanense chromosome 8, complete sequence. Protein-coding genes within it:
- a CDS encoding uncharacterized protein (EggNog:ENOG503P7KG~COG:E) gives rise to the protein MTIDHIGLTVSESKFQDTLNVYLEALKPLGYTKVHQFGDYVVGLGSAQGCPDGKPVPDFWLAGAKDVGESKTHIAFKANDRATVDAFHAAALKAGAKDNGAPGVRAMYHPNYYGAFLIDPAGNNFEAVCHAPA
- a CDS encoding uncharacterized protein (TransMembrane:2 (n20-35c40/41o272-296i308-327o)~EggNog:ENOG503P6XS~COG:S~SECRETED:SignalP(1-40~SECRETED:cutsite=ADA-SQ~SECRETED:prob=0.7336)) is translated as MANMLLALGRPQRQGATRSLTTTLAVSLVWLLALARLADASQWTVTAYYAISITTYSYTYSNYQYTTTRVYTDSNLLSLRPSASTLPASAAVSSITLGSGDEDVETVRIYLPMSVVPSSDISVYRGVDRSSRYEYTYYVQPVAYTAPASCPTPFTVTSSRSVSLPSAVAAQVTPTSTSSTVRDYGDGTLYTTVMAYIDKTYWPTGSSLSRDYTYSYYVSRCVNPQSSSTPRTTSRYLGGGNDSGPGNRDGDVNSGSALCGDDGSGCVGGVPIWGIVLAAVLPSVFLLGFVESFLWFRRLMLGKSAMRFATISWILLCPPIIFLMRRVPPRLVEDQERLREQWAGMGAGHKIRLWAKLGLRHRYPFEVLGEHDNWKPDGYLDESSLSTTTTPAMSAAYSTQPMVQRPQESLQPQVASRGSSIRHQQQHQRRSQSQRLSTGMPTIPEQPRVPPQARLAGEGSPPSAVSSVSDAAPVSEPTPPPMPPRRPDGHSEAGPSNSRPDGGSQA